In Flavivirga abyssicola, the following are encoded in one genomic region:
- a CDS encoding transglycosylase domain-containing protein, whose product MNWIVSLLKKKWVKWFMLVCASVIIFFAIIYISVLLGFFGKLPTEADLSSIKQAEATQVLDKDSKLIGKYYIYDRQPLTFKDLPKHLIDALIATEDVRFYEHDGVDNVSLLRVLFKSIILRDKSAGGGSTITLQLAKNLFGRKKHAVFSMLINKFKESIIAKRIEAIYSKEDILTLYLNTVPFPDNTYGVESASLKFFNKQASALTHLEAATLVGTLKATNSYNPRLYLERSQSRRNVVFQQMLKYGYLSQDSVDLFTKQDIVLNYKSFHHDVGLAPYFRAEVKRELARILDTLKKANGDSYDLYRDGLIVHTTLDSDMQALAETAMKEHLSSLQKAHEKSFGKSAPWLANKNIIQTALRKLPAYKSYKKSGLTEAQILDSLSVKRKTELFTWGENTIKNVSTVDSLKHYLKFLNTGMLSIEPQTGAIRAYLGGIDFRFFKYDHVSQSERQVGSTFKPFVYTTAIENGMKPCTYFSLSEVTYTDFDNWTPTNSGKDEDTEHLNYNLETALSNSVNTIAVKVLNKVGIESVIEQAKKMGISKDLPEKPSLALGVAEINLKELTGAYTGYVNDSKSAKPYAITKIEDKEGNIIASFKPEVSKEKVYSDYTRQVMLKMMQSTVNTGTAFRLRTTYQLKNDIAGKTGTTQNNKDGWFVGITPKLVTVTWVGNDNHSIGFKSTGIGQGAHSALPIFAKFYQKMNADVRFNSITKSQFETPSQEVLDDLDCNPEKRDGFFKRIFGNKKKKR is encoded by the coding sequence ATGAATTGGATTGTATCGTTATTGAAAAAGAAATGGGTTAAGTGGTTCATGCTGGTTTGTGCCTCTGTGATTATTTTTTTTGCTATCATATACATAAGTGTCCTTTTAGGCTTTTTCGGAAAACTACCTACCGAAGCAGATTTAAGTTCTATTAAACAAGCCGAGGCAACACAAGTCCTAGATAAAGACAGTAAGTTAATAGGCAAGTACTATATTTACGATAGGCAACCTTTAACTTTTAAAGATTTACCAAAACACCTTATTGATGCATTAATAGCAACAGAAGATGTTCGTTTTTATGAGCATGATGGTGTTGATAATGTGAGTTTGCTTCGTGTACTTTTTAAAAGTATTATTTTAAGAGATAAATCGGCAGGAGGCGGTAGTACCATTACGCTTCAATTGGCTAAAAACTTATTTGGAAGAAAGAAACATGCTGTATTTAGTATGTTAATTAATAAGTTTAAGGAGTCTATTATAGCAAAACGTATTGAAGCTATTTATTCTAAAGAAGATATTTTAACGCTTTATCTTAATACGGTGCCCTTTCCCGATAATACGTATGGTGTTGAAAGTGCTTCGCTTAAGTTTTTCAATAAACAAGCATCAGCATTAACGCATTTAGAAGCAGCTACACTTGTTGGCACTTTAAAGGCAACGAACTCTTATAATCCAAGGCTTTATTTAGAGCGAAGCCAATCTCGACGGAACGTGGTTTTTCAGCAAATGTTAAAGTATGGGTATTTATCTCAGGATTCGGTTGATTTATTTACAAAACAAGATATTGTTTTAAACTATAAATCGTTTCATCACGATGTAGGATTAGCCCCCTATTTTAGAGCTGAGGTAAAAAGAGAATTAGCAAGGATATTAGATACGCTGAAAAAAGCAAATGGCGACTCGTACGATTTGTATAGAGATGGTTTGATTGTACACACAACTTTAGATTCAGACATGCAAGCACTTGCTGAAACTGCTATGAAAGAACATCTTTCTAGTTTGCAAAAGGCTCATGAAAAATCCTTTGGAAAATCCGCACCGTGGCTTGCAAATAAAAATATTATTCAAACCGCCTTAAGAAAACTTCCAGCTTATAAATCGTATAAAAAATCAGGGTTAACTGAAGCACAGATATTAGATTCGTTATCTGTAAAACGTAAAACGGAATTGTTTACATGGGGAGAAAATACCATTAAAAACGTATCTACTGTTGATAGTTTAAAGCATTATTTAAAGTTTTTAAATACGGGCATGCTATCCATAGAACCTCAAACAGGAGCCATAAGAGCTTATTTAGGAGGCATTGATTTTCGTTTTTTTAAATATGATCATGTGTCTCAAAGCGAACGACAGGTAGGTTCTACATTCAAACCCTTTGTATACACCACAGCCATTGAAAATGGTATGAAACCTTGTACTTATTTTTCATTATCTGAAGTCACCTATACAGATTTTGATAACTGGACGCCCACGAACTCTGGAAAGGATGAAGACACAGAACATCTTAACTATAATTTAGAAACGGCATTAAGTAATTCGGTAAATACCATTGCGGTAAAGGTTTTAAATAAAGTAGGCATTGAGAGTGTTATAGAACAAGCTAAAAAAATGGGAATTTCTAAAGACCTTCCAGAGAAACCATCGTTAGCTTTAGGTGTTGCAGAGATTAATTTGAAAGAACTCACAGGTGCTTATACGGGTTATGTGAATGATAGTAAAAGTGCTAAGCCTTATGCGATAACGAAAATTGAAGATAAAGAAGGAAATATAATAGCTTCCTTTAAACCAGAAGTTAGCAAGGAAAAAGTTTATAGTGATTACACTAGACAGGTGATGCTGAAAATGATGCAGTCTACAGTTAATACAGGAACAGCATTCAGATTAAGAACAACATACCAGCTTAAAAATGACATTGCCGGAAAAACTGGGACAACTCAAAATAATAAGGATGGTTGGTTTGTGGGTATTACGCCCAAACTTGTTACTGTAACGTGGGTTGGCAATGATAACCATAGCATAGGATTTAAATCTACAGGAATAGGACAAGGCGCTCATTCGGCGTTACCGATTTTTGCTAAGTTTTATCAAAAGATGAATGCAGATGTGCGTTTTAATAGCATTACAAAAAGTCAGTTTGAAACACCTTCTCAGGAAGTGTTAGATGATTTGGATTGTAATCCAGAAAAGCGAGATGGGTTTTTTAAAAGAATTTTTGGGAATAAGAAGAAAAAGAGATAA
- the hflX gene encoding GTPase HflX, which produces MIEKKDMALEKAVLIGIITKDQDEVKSKEYLDELEFLTFTAGGYAIKRFTQKMDMPNPKTFIGTGKMEDVRQFIEENDVGTAIFDDELSAAQERNISKILNVKVLDRTNLILDIFAQRAQTSYARTQVELAQCEYLLPRLRGMWTHLERQKGGIGMRGPGETEIETDRRIVRDKIALLKARIKTIDKQMAVQRGNRGKMVRVALVGYTNVGKSTLMNVVSKSEVFAENKLFATLDTTVRKVVIQNLPFLLSDTVGFIRKLPTQLVDSFKSTLDEVREADLLLHVVDISHPNFEEHIESVNKILGEIKSGDKPTIMVFNKIDAYEAEPLEEDDLETERTEKHYSLEEWKSTWMSKVGNNALFISAINKSNLEDFKKRVYDEVRNIHITRFPYNHFLYPDYNYEDMGK; this is translated from the coding sequence ATGATAGAAAAGAAAGATATGGCTTTAGAAAAAGCTGTTTTAATAGGCATTATTACTAAAGATCAGGATGAGGTAAAATCAAAAGAGTATTTAGATGAATTGGAGTTTTTAACCTTTACTGCCGGGGGGTATGCTATAAAGCGTTTTACTCAGAAAATGGATATGCCAAACCCTAAAACATTTATAGGTACTGGTAAGATGGAAGATGTGCGCCAATTTATAGAGGAAAACGATGTTGGCACTGCTATTTTTGATGATGAATTGTCTGCGGCACAAGAACGAAATATTAGTAAAATACTTAATGTTAAAGTATTAGATAGGACTAATTTAATCCTCGATATTTTTGCACAGCGTGCGCAAACAAGTTATGCCAGAACCCAGGTAGAGTTGGCGCAATGTGAATACTTGCTCCCACGATTAAGAGGGATGTGGACACACCTTGAACGACAAAAAGGGGGTATTGGAATGCGTGGTCCTGGTGAAACCGAAATTGAAACGGATAGACGTATTGTACGTGATAAAATAGCGTTGCTAAAGGCACGTATAAAAACCATTGATAAGCAAATGGCCGTACAGCGAGGTAATCGTGGTAAAATGGTGCGTGTGGCATTGGTGGGTTATACGAACGTTGGGAAATCTACGTTAATGAATGTAGTAAGTAAAAGTGAAGTTTTTGCCGAAAACAAGTTATTTGCCACTTTAGATACTACGGTTAGAAAGGTTGTGATTCAAAACTTACCGTTTTTATTAAGTGATACAGTTGGGTTTATAAGAAAGTTACCTACTCAATTGGTAGATAGTTTTAAAAGTACGCTGGATGAAGTTAGAGAAGCCGATTTATTGCTACATGTTGTTGATATTTCGCATCCTAATTTTGAGGAACATATTGAGTCTGTAAATAAAATTTTAGGTGAAATAAAAAGTGGTGATAAACCCACTATTATGGTGTTTAATAAAATTGATGCCTATGAAGCTGAGCCTTTGGAGGAAGATGATTTAGAAACGGAACGTACAGAAAAACACTATTCTTTAGAGGAATGGAAAAGTACCTGGATGAGTAAGGTTGGTAATAATGCTTTGTTTATTTCGGCAATAAATAAAAGTAATTTAGAGGACTTTAAAAAACGTGTTTACGATGAGGTTCGAAACATTCATATAACACGTTTTCCTTATAATCATTTCTTATATCCGGATTATAATTATGAAGATATGGGGAAATAA
- a CDS encoding endonuclease/exonuclease/phosphatase family protein encodes MTDALEDIPIRDDLQTVAFYNLENLFDTTEDKHTHDNDFLPTSVKKWTPKRYKNKLKKLGFAISNIGRHETGKYPAIVGLAEVENASVIEDLINSEHLEDCNYDYVHYDSLDERGIDVALLYDANAFEVTGSETFTIQLFDDDGSPDYTRDILLVSGLLDGEAIHVIVNHWSSRREGEKETEHKRMASSDKAAEVISMLRDDNPDAKIIVIGDFNDDPSSKSIKQLVEGSNLYNPMEVLRSYNRGTTNHNRRWNLFDQILFSTNFFKSTTDKFKFSTANIFDEDFLKLFNGRYKGTPFRTFVGKRYKGGYSDHFPVYAIFKK; translated from the coding sequence ATGACAGACGCTTTAGAAGACATTCCCATACGTGACGATTTGCAAACCGTAGCATTTTATAACCTTGAAAATTTATTTGATACTACGGAAGATAAACACACCCACGACAATGATTTTTTACCAACTTCGGTAAAAAAATGGACCCCCAAACGTTATAAAAATAAACTCAAAAAACTGGGCTTCGCCATTTCTAATATCGGGAGACACGAAACAGGAAAATATCCTGCCATTGTGGGATTGGCCGAAGTTGAAAACGCTTCTGTTATTGAAGATTTAATAAACTCTGAACATTTAGAGGACTGTAATTACGATTATGTGCATTACGATTCTTTAGATGAACGTGGGATTGATGTCGCTTTATTATATGATGCCAATGCTTTTGAAGTGACTGGTTCTGAAACTTTTACTATCCAGTTATTTGATGATGATGGCTCGCCGGATTACACACGAGATATCTTACTGGTTTCTGGTCTACTTGATGGCGAAGCCATTCATGTTATTGTAAACCATTGGTCGTCTAGACGTGAGGGTGAAAAGGAAACAGAACATAAGCGTATGGCTTCGTCTGATAAAGCCGCAGAAGTTATTTCCATGCTTCGCGATGATAATCCGGATGCTAAAATTATTGTTATTGGTGATTTTAATGACGATCCTTCCAGCAAAAGTATTAAACAACTTGTTGAGGGTTCTAATTTATACAACCCTATGGAAGTCTTACGATCTTACAATAGAGGAACGACAAACCACAACCGACGGTGGAACTTATTCGATCAGATTTTATTTTCAACTAATTTTTTTAAAAGCACAACGGATAAATTCAAGTTTAGCACCGCCAATATTTTTGATGAAGATTTCCTAAAACTCTTTAATGGAAGATACAAAGGCACACCTTTTAGAACCTTTGTTGGTAAGAGATACAAAGGTGGTTATAGTGACCACTTTCCTGTGTATGCTATTTTTAAGAAGTAA
- the cas1 gene encoding type II CRISPR-associated endonuclease Cas1 produces the protein MIKKTLLFSNKCSLTTKHEQLVVKSQTRDTTIPIEDIGFIVIDNPEIYISITTLNLLIANNVSVIICNKTHLPNGMFLNLNSHHIQQEIFKHQVEASLPLKKQLWQQTIIEKIKNQGILLEKITQSKNKFDFLAGKVLSGDTSNMEAVAANFYWKSFFEINFKRERFGNYPNNFLNYGYAILRAATARALSGSGLLNTLGIHHKSKYNAFALADDIMEPFRPIIDEAVHTITQHYDEEDLNTEIKSILLQTLTRTVYFKDEKSPLMVALQKTASSLQQCYVGKRKKIKYPKLWN, from the coding sequence ATGATTAAAAAGACGTTATTATTCTCCAATAAATGCTCGCTTACCACGAAACACGAACAATTAGTTGTTAAATCGCAAACAAGAGATACAACCATCCCTATAGAAGACATTGGGTTTATAGTCATTGATAATCCAGAGATATACATAAGTATAACCACTTTAAATTTGCTCATTGCAAATAACGTATCTGTAATAATTTGCAATAAAACACATTTACCAAATGGTATGTTTTTAAATTTAAACAGCCATCATATTCAACAAGAAATCTTTAAACACCAAGTTGAGGCAAGTCTCCCACTAAAAAAGCAATTATGGCAACAAACTATTATTGAAAAAATTAAAAACCAGGGAATTTTATTAGAAAAAATAACACAGTCAAAAAACAAATTTGATTTTTTAGCGGGTAAAGTATTAAGTGGAGATACTTCCAATATGGAAGCTGTAGCCGCTAATTTTTACTGGAAATCTTTTTTTGAAATTAATTTTAAAAGGGAACGTTTCGGGAATTACCCAAACAATTTTTTAAACTATGGTTACGCCATTTTAAGGGCTGCTACAGCCAGAGCCTTATCTGGTAGCGGTCTGTTAAATACACTAGGTATTCATCATAAAAGTAAATACAACGCCTTTGCATTGGCAGATGATATTATGGAACCCTTTAGACCTATTATAGACGAAGCTGTTCATACCATAACACAACATTATGACGAGGAAGACTTAAATACAGAAATAAAATCAATCCTTCTTCAAACCTTAACAAGAACTGTTTACTTTAAAGATGAAAAAAGCCCTTTAATGGTAGCGCTCCAAAAAACAGCCAGTTCTTTACAACAATGCTATGTTGGAAAAAGAAAGAAAATTAAGTACCCTAAATTATGGAACTAA
- the cas2 gene encoding CRISPR-associated endonuclease Cas2, with the protein MELNGYRIMWLFVFFDLPTETAKDRKNASGFRKNILKDGFTMMQYSVYIRHCASSESADVHEKRIKRLLPPLGKVSVLRITDKQFGNIMNFWGRAEVPKEPPPTQLELF; encoded by the coding sequence ATGGAACTAAATGGCTATAGAATTATGTGGTTATTTGTATTTTTTGATTTACCTACCGAAACTGCTAAAGACAGAAAAAATGCTTCTGGTTTTAGGAAAAACATTTTAAAAGATGGCTTTACCATGATGCAATATTCTGTATATATAAGGCATTGTGCGAGCAGTGAAAGTGCCGATGTACATGAAAAACGTATTAAAAGATTACTCCCGCCTTTAGGTAAAGTAAGTGTATTACGAATTACAGACAAACAATTTGGTAATATCATGAACTTTTGGGGACGCGCAGAAGTCCCTAAAGAACCTCCACCTACCCAATTAGAACTCTTTTAA
- the cas9 gene encoding type II CRISPR RNA-guided endonuclease Cas9 (Cas9, originally named Csn1, is the large, multifunctional signature protein of type II CRISPR/Cas systems. It is well known even to general audiences because its RNA-guided endonuclease activity has made it a popular tool for custom editing of eukaryotic genomes.) — protein sequence MSKILGLDLGTNSIGWALIDDVQNKILGIGSRVFPMGVDNLGDGDNEMSKNASRTGARGVRRQFFRRRLRKKKLLKALSKHHMCPLKDSDFETWKKTKQFPSAKLAIWFAQNPYELRHKALHEKLSLEEIGRVFYHLIQRRGFLSNSRKGGTDDGAIFKGSTKEGKIGITETTESIKEKTLGSYLFEIYPKEYQPFQSGTERIRNRYTTRKMYVDEFELIWNKQAAHHVILNDELKTLFGGRKLEGYKEDGILFHQRPLRSQKHLVGNCSFEPTKTKCPISAIVFEQFRVWQWVNTVECNGVKISQEDKGKIVDFLYSIEKPVFKRIRKVIGKESAEFKFNYKDDDKIVGTHTISNLSHKKYFGKKWFDFTQKEQDDIWHVLYFFDSKSNLKQYAIKNWNFTEAQAEAISKFNVKDGYANLSRKAISNILPFLQQGYTYDVAVVMGGIKNVFGDTWQNDSLENNKKQLEFIDNVEDIVRTKIKGGFIDTIKELLRKDFGFNNRQLKKLYHHSASINNDTLLEKLPVGKEADKEIQSIRNPIVITALFELRKLVNELIEEYGEIEDIKVEMARDLKSSKSQRNKVRRNQKRLERENDRIKTEVEKYVRISHDSILKFKLWEECKKTCPYTGRAISVTDLFSGEVQIEHIHPWSRSLNDSFGNKTLCWADENRKKGNKTPFEFYGNDEVNWATVKERALKLFSDTKEYPNAYQKFKRFVQQNFDDDFTSRQLNDTRYISKEAKSYLSKICCKVTVSPGQITSNLRHKWGLNHILNNENSKSREDHRHHAVDALVMACTKVSYVQELSKWNGYNRKSESKVFPMPWKTFRYDAEQAIDTILVSHKCIKNDITVRTHITDKNGKKHKNKGIAARGQLHKETVFGKRKAPFSEEAFHVRKSIDSLTTSKHLDKVVDETIRTLILKRIQQLGGFDKGKIPANTFFIVGEHGVKQPQIFLPNKNGDPVPVLKVRMKENFSGAEQLKDDVNQWVNPRNNHHVLIYKDEKGELKEDVVTFWTVVERKRQGASIYQLPSGGKEIVTTLHINDMFLLGLDEDEINWDTPDYKALREHLYRVQKFTSGDYYFRKHQESSLNGELGKAYQYIKNFAAGKTGWLTFNPIKVTVSISGKIKKI from the coding sequence ATGTCAAAAATTTTAGGTTTAGATCTGGGTACTAATAGTATTGGTTGGGCATTAATTGACGATGTACAAAATAAAATACTTGGTATTGGTAGCAGAGTTTTTCCAATGGGGGTAGATAATCTGGGAGATGGCGATAATGAAATGTCTAAAAATGCCAGCAGAACAGGAGCCAGAGGGGTAAGAAGGCAATTTTTTAGAAGACGCTTAAGGAAGAAAAAGCTACTAAAAGCACTTTCTAAACACCATATGTGTCCGTTAAAGGACAGTGATTTTGAGACATGGAAAAAAACAAAACAATTTCCTTCTGCTAAATTGGCTATATGGTTTGCACAGAATCCTTACGAATTAAGACACAAGGCATTGCATGAAAAATTATCTTTAGAAGAAATAGGAAGGGTTTTTTATCATTTAATTCAGCGTAGGGGTTTTTTAAGCAATAGTAGAAAAGGCGGAACAGATGATGGTGCTATTTTTAAAGGAAGTACCAAAGAAGGAAAAATAGGTATTACAGAAACTACAGAAAGTATTAAAGAAAAAACGTTAGGCTCGTATTTGTTTGAAATATACCCTAAGGAGTATCAACCTTTTCAAAGTGGTACAGAACGTATAAGAAATAGATACACTACACGAAAGATGTATGTAGACGAGTTTGAGTTAATCTGGAACAAACAAGCGGCACATCATGTTATTTTAAATGATGAATTAAAAACACTTTTTGGGGGCAGGAAATTAGAGGGGTATAAAGAAGACGGTATTTTATTTCATCAGCGCCCCTTACGCTCTCAAAAACACTTAGTAGGTAATTGTTCTTTTGAACCCACAAAAACTAAATGCCCTATAAGTGCCATTGTTTTTGAGCAATTTAGAGTTTGGCAATGGGTAAATACAGTGGAATGTAACGGTGTTAAAATAAGTCAGGAAGACAAGGGGAAAATTGTGGACTTTCTGTATTCCATTGAAAAACCGGTTTTTAAAAGAATACGAAAAGTTATTGGTAAAGAAAGTGCAGAATTTAAATTTAACTATAAAGATGACGATAAAATAGTAGGAACACATACCATTTCTAATCTATCTCATAAAAAATACTTTGGTAAAAAGTGGTTCGATTTCACCCAAAAAGAACAGGATGATATTTGGCACGTATTGTATTTTTTTGATAGTAAATCCAATTTAAAGCAATATGCCATTAAAAATTGGAACTTTACCGAAGCTCAAGCTGAAGCCATTTCTAAGTTTAATGTAAAAGATGGTTATGCAAATTTAAGTAGAAAAGCCATTTCTAATATTTTACCCTTTTTACAACAAGGTTATACTTATGATGTGGCTGTTGTAATGGGAGGGATAAAAAATGTTTTTGGCGATACATGGCAGAATGATTCTTTAGAAAACAATAAAAAACAATTGGAGTTCATCGATAATGTAGAAGATATAGTTCGTACTAAAATTAAAGGTGGTTTTATTGATACGATTAAAGAATTACTTCGTAAAGATTTTGGGTTTAATAACAGGCAGTTAAAAAAATTATATCACCACTCTGCTTCAATCAATAATGACACCTTACTAGAAAAGTTACCAGTAGGAAAAGAAGCTGACAAAGAAATTCAATCCATAAGAAACCCCATTGTAATAACCGCATTATTTGAATTGCGAAAGCTGGTTAATGAATTAATTGAGGAATATGGTGAGATTGAGGACATAAAAGTGGAAATGGCGCGCGATTTAAAATCATCTAAATCACAGCGAAATAAAGTACGCAGAAATCAAAAACGATTAGAGCGCGAAAATGATAGAATAAAAACCGAAGTAGAAAAATATGTGCGTATTTCACACGACAGTATTTTAAAATTCAAACTATGGGAAGAATGTAAAAAAACATGTCCTTACACAGGAAGAGCGATATCTGTAACAGATTTATTTTCGGGAGAAGTTCAGATAGAACATATTCACCCGTGGAGCAGGTCGTTAAATGATAGCTTTGGAAATAAAACCTTATGTTGGGCAGATGAGAATAGAAAAAAAGGAAATAAAACCCCTTTTGAATTTTATGGAAATGATGAAGTTAATTGGGCAACTGTAAAGGAGCGCGCTTTAAAATTGTTTTCAGATACTAAAGAGTATCCCAACGCTTATCAAAAATTTAAAAGGTTTGTTCAGCAAAATTTTGATGACGATTTTACCTCACGACAGTTAAATGATACCAGATATATAAGCAAAGAAGCCAAAAGTTATCTTTCTAAAATATGCTGCAAGGTGACCGTTTCTCCAGGGCAGATAACTTCAAATTTACGTCATAAATGGGGGCTAAATCATATTTTAAACAATGAAAACTCAAAGTCTCGTGAAGACCATCGTCATCATGCTGTAGATGCACTCGTAATGGCATGTACAAAAGTTTCTTATGTACAAGAATTGTCTAAATGGAATGGGTACAATAGAAAATCAGAATCAAAAGTTTTTCCTATGCCTTGGAAAACTTTTAGGTATGATGCGGAACAAGCTATCGATACTATTTTGGTATCTCATAAGTGTATTAAAAATGATATCACTGTTAGAACACATATAACAGATAAAAATGGAAAGAAACACAAAAATAAAGGCATTGCAGCCAGAGGACAGTTGCATAAGGAAACTGTTTTTGGTAAACGAAAAGCACCATTTAGCGAAGAAGCATTTCATGTTAGAAAATCAATAGACAGTTTAACAACTTCAAAACACCTCGATAAAGTAGTAGACGAAACTATCAGGACCTTAATATTAAAGCGAATTCAACAACTAGGAGGTTTTGATAAAGGAAAGATTCCAGCTAATACTTTTTTTATTGTCGGCGAACATGGTGTAAAACAGCCGCAAATATTTTTACCAAATAAAAATGGCGACCCAGTACCTGTTTTAAAAGTAAGAATGAAAGAAAACTTTAGTGGAGCAGAACAACTGAAGGATGATGTAAACCAATGGGTAAACCCCAGAAACAATCATCATGTATTAATTTACAAAGATGAAAAAGGCGAACTAAAAGAAGATGTCGTTACTTTTTGGACAGTAGTTGAAAGGAAAAGACAAGGCGCTTCAATTTATCAATTGCCTTCTGGAGGGAAAGAAATAGTAACGACATTACATATCAATGATATGTTTTTATTAGGACTCGATGAAGATGAAATTAATTGGGATACTCCAGACTATAAGGCATTAAGAGAGCATTTATATAGGGTGCAGAAATTTACTTCAGGAGATTATTATTTTAGAAAGCATCAAGAAAGTTCTTTAAATGGCGAATTAGGGAAAGCATATCAATACATTAAAAATTTTGCTGCTGGCAAAACAGGATGGCTTACTTTTAATCCCATAAAAGTAACTGTTTCAATTTCTGGTAAAATAAAGAAAATTTAA
- a CDS encoding helix-turn-helix domain-containing protein translates to MKYNEYIYGYINFLWKKSQLSKRKFAINHNIEESTLRDIIKGGNYQISLPTIYKICESRDIELSDFFIEVEAWNKSVKR, encoded by the coding sequence ATGAAATACAATGAGTATATATACGGCTATATAAATTTTCTATGGAAGAAATCTCAGCTTTCAAAAAGAAAATTTGCAATTAACCATAACATAGAAGAAAGTACTCTTAGAGATATAATTAAGGGTGGAAATTACCAAATTTCTTTGCCTACTATTTATAAAATTTGTGAATCCCGAGATATTGAACTGTCAGACTTTTTTATAGAAGTTGAGGCATGGAATAAGTCTGTTAAGAGGTGA
- a CDS encoding GIY-YIG nuclease family protein, with amino-acid sequence MKTKGTHNYYIYILTNRIKTVLYTGVTNNLKERLYFHKNPETFSKAFTSKYKCFHLIYYEHFFEIEDAIKREKQIKGWSREKKNNLISSINPKWSFLDDTI; translated from the coding sequence ATGAAAACAAAAGGCACACATAACTACTATATCTATATACTAACCAATAGAATAAAAACAGTTCTATACACCGGAGTAACCAATAACCTAAAAGAACGACTCTATTTTCATAAAAACCCAGAAACTTTTTCAAAAGCCTTTACTTCAAAATATAAATGTTTTCATCTTATTTATTATGAACATTTTTTTGAAATTGAAGATGCTATTAAAAGAGAAAAGCAAATCAAAGGTTGGAGTAGAGAAAAAAAGAATAATCTAATTTCTAGTATTAATCCTAAGTGGTCATTTCTTGATGATACTATTTAA